In one window of Prevotella fusca JCM 17724 DNA:
- a CDS encoding helix-turn-helix domain-containing protein, whose protein sequence is MEKNQELRNAWDFVEHTGISIFLTGKAGTGKTTFLRTLKEHSSKRSVIVAPTGVAAINAGGMTIHSFFQLPLSPFVPDASIKNRFDYSKEKRKIMRTLDLLIIDEISMVRADLLDAIDSVLRRFREHDKPFGGVQLLMIGDLQQLTPVVTPEEEKVLQRYYDTPYFFGSKALRSISYVTIELTHVYRQQDSTFITLLNNIREGKATAADLQRLNERYSPTFLPEAGSDYIRLTTHNRMAESYNEDQLRNLPSRACSFRAETDGNFPEYSYPADFNLTLKVGAQVMFIRNDNNGRYYNGRIGHVTYVDNEKILVLCPGDEDAIEVEVETWENTKYTLNEKTKQIEAEVQGTFKQYPLRLAWAITIHKSQGLTFEHAIIDAQASFASGQVYVALSRCKTLEGLVLASPIGNAAIINDSRVSDYISHQTEQAEQSISALPALKEEYYRQLLIELFNFNDIKIYEAALFRVLTEFFFKFPKINALHKMTLSDLDTRVISVSMKWENVIRRMTTVQLHEDEFKERVKKSTLYFHSQLTELFSHMLEITRDIQTNNKTAAIRFENTYTDLQQTYHAKRELLEAIMEDGFSITTYLTAKQEAILNSLNDGTGNKRRKKKETTNAVKTVKPSTIELTYNLFKAGKNVEEIAKERGLTPGTIQGHLIPYIQKGEIQIEHVIDKKKINTIKRIAKAVGKDSGMKTIKELCPSDITYNDILLVMKTTMS, encoded by the coding sequence ATGGAGAAGAATCAGGAGTTACGCAACGCATGGGACTTTGTTGAACACACAGGGATAAGCATTTTCCTCACAGGAAAGGCTGGCACGGGCAAGACAACCTTCCTTCGCACACTCAAGGAACACAGCAGCAAACGCAGCGTCATCGTTGCGCCGACCGGTGTAGCTGCCATCAATGCGGGCGGTATGACCATCCATTCCTTCTTCCAGCTGCCCCTCTCGCCCTTTGTCCCCGATGCCAGCATCAAGAACCGATTTGACTACAGCAAGGAAAAACGCAAGATTATGCGTACACTCGACCTGCTCATCATTGACGAAATCAGTATGGTACGGGCGGATTTACTGGATGCCATTGACTCTGTCCTGCGCCGTTTCCGCGAACACGATAAGCCCTTCGGCGGTGTACAATTGCTGATGATAGGCGACTTGCAACAGCTTACACCTGTCGTAACTCCCGAAGAAGAGAAAGTGCTGCAGCGTTATTACGACACGCCTTACTTCTTTGGCTCAAAGGCTTTGAGAAGCATCAGCTACGTAACCATCGAACTGACGCACGTCTATCGACAGCAGGACAGCACCTTCATCACCTTACTTAATAATATAAGGGAGGGAAAAGCTACTGCTGCCGACCTGCAACGACTCAACGAACGGTACTCCCCCACCTTCCTGCCAGAGGCTGGCAGCGACTACATCCGACTGACAACACACAACCGAATGGCAGAAAGTTACAATGAAGACCAGCTGCGCAATCTGCCTTCAAGAGCATGTTCGTTCAGGGCTGAGACTGACGGTAACTTCCCAGAATACAGTTACCCGGCTGACTTCAACCTGACGTTGAAGGTCGGTGCACAGGTGATGTTCATCCGTAATGACAACAACGGACGGTACTATAACGGGCGTATCGGGCATGTAACTTACGTTGACAATGAGAAGATTCTCGTCCTTTGCCCTGGCGACGAAGATGCTATAGAGGTTGAGGTTGAGACCTGGGAGAACACCAAATATACACTGAATGAAAAGACGAAACAGATAGAAGCCGAGGTGCAGGGTACTTTCAAGCAGTATCCGCTGCGTCTGGCATGGGCTATCACCATCCATAAAAGCCAGGGACTCACCTTTGAACATGCCATCATTGACGCACAGGCTTCCTTTGCATCGGGGCAGGTATATGTGGCTTTAAGCCGTTGCAAGACCTTGGAGGGACTGGTTCTTGCCTCCCCAATAGGCAATGCTGCCATCATTAATGACAGCAGAGTAAGCGACTATATATCCCATCAGACGGAACAGGCTGAGCAAAGTATCTCTGCCCTGCCAGCCCTGAAGGAAGAGTATTACCGACAGCTACTCATAGAACTGTTCAACTTCAACGACATCAAAATCTATGAAGCAGCCCTCTTCAGGGTGCTGACCGAGTTCTTCTTCAAGTTTCCAAAGATCAATGCACTGCACAAGATGACCCTGTCCGACTTAGACACACGTGTCATAAGCGTATCGATGAAATGGGAAAATGTCATCAGAAGAATGACAACCGTGCAGCTTCACGAGGATGAATTCAAGGAAAGAGTCAAGAAAAGTACGCTTTATTTCCACAGTCAGCTGACCGAATTGTTCAGTCACATGCTTGAAATAACAAGAGATATACAAACGAACAACAAGACTGCTGCCATACGTTTTGAGAATACCTATACTGATCTTCAGCAGACTTATCATGCCAAACGAGAGCTGTTGGAAGCCATCATGGAGGACGGGTTTTCCATAACAACCTATCTTACAGCAAAGCAAGAGGCTATTCTCAACAGTCTAAACGATGGAACGGGCAATAAACGAAGGAAGAAGAAAGAAACAACCAATGCGGTCAAGACCGTTAAGCCCAGTACAATTGAGTTGACTTACAACCTCTTCAAGGCTGGAAAGAATGTCGAAGAAATTGCCAAAGAACGCGGACTTACACCAGGTACAATCCAAGGACACCTTATTCCTTACATCCAGAAAGGAGAGATACAGATTGAACATGTGATTGATAAGAAAAAAATAAACACTATCAAACGTATCGCAAAGGCTGTGGGCAAAGATAGCGGCATGAAAACCATCAAAGAATTATGCCCGTCTGACATAACCTACAATGACATTCTCTTAGTAATGAAAACAACCATGTCCTGA
- a CDS encoding glutamine synthetase III family protein yields MANLRFGAVEEAFKKRPLEVNTPTERPEDFYGKYVFNRAKMYKYLPVDVYQKLVDVIDNGTRLDRSIANAVAQGMKKWAEEHGATHYTHWFQPLTEGTAEKHDAFIEHDGKGGMIEEFSGKLLVQQEPDASSFPNGGIRNTFEARGYSAWDPTSPVFIIEDTLCIPTIFISYTGEALDYKAPLLKSLHAVNVAATKVCHYFYPEVKQVHTNLGWEQEYFLVDEDLYFARPDLMLTGRTLMGHDSAKNQQMDDHYFGTIPERVQAFMKDLEIQALELGIPCKTRHNEVAPGQFELAPIFEECNLAVDHNMLLMSLMKKVAHNHSFRVLLHEKPFDGINGSGKHNNWSLSTDNGILLHAAGKTPGDNLRFVVFIVETLIAVYKHNGLLKASVMSATNDHRLGANEAPPAIISSFLGKQISDLLDHIEKADKDNLFNLSGKTGLQMDIPEIPELLIDNTDRNRTSPFAFTGNRFEFRAVGSEANCASSMIVLNTAVAEALENFAKRVDALTAKGEELTSAIVDIVREDIKACKPIHFDGNGYSDSWKEEASKRGLDCESSCPVCFDRYLDEDSIRMFEQMNVMKRNELEARNEVKWETYTKKIQIEARVMGDLAMNHIIPVATHYQSQLAKNVQNMVNIFGDVEGKQLSERNIKIIREIAERTNIIETGVEELVNARKHANKIESQRERAVAYHDIIAPKMEAIRYQIDKLELVVSDELWTLPKYRELLFIR; encoded by the coding sequence ATGGCAAATTTAAGATTTGGAGCTGTCGAGGAAGCATTCAAGAAACGTCCCCTCGAAGTCAACACACCTACGGAACGTCCCGAAGACTTCTACGGCAAGTACGTGTTCAACCGTGCAAAGATGTACAAGTATCTACCAGTTGACGTTTACCAGAAATTAGTGGATGTCATTGACAACGGGACACGATTAGACCGTTCCATCGCCAATGCAGTGGCACAGGGCATGAAGAAATGGGCAGAAGAGCATGGGGCAACCCACTACACCCACTGGTTCCAGCCACTGACAGAAGGAACTGCCGAGAAACATGATGCTTTCATCGAGCATGATGGCAAGGGAGGAATGATAGAAGAGTTCTCCGGCAAACTGCTCGTCCAGCAGGAACCTGATGCCAGCTCTTTCCCTAACGGAGGCATCCGAAACACCTTCGAAGCACGAGGCTACTCAGCCTGGGACCCTACGAGTCCGGTATTCATCATCGAAGACACACTTTGTATTCCCACAATATTCATATCTTATACTGGAGAAGCACTTGATTACAAAGCACCACTATTGAAATCACTGCATGCCGTCAACGTTGCAGCAACAAAAGTCTGTCACTATTTTTATCCCGAGGTCAAGCAGGTTCACACCAATCTCGGCTGGGAACAGGAGTATTTCCTCGTCGATGAAGACCTCTACTTTGCCCGTCCTGACCTCATGCTTACGGGGCGAACACTCATGGGACATGACTCTGCAAAGAACCAGCAGATGGACGACCATTACTTCGGCACCATCCCAGAGCGTGTACAGGCTTTTATGAAGGACCTTGAAATACAGGCGCTTGAATTGGGTATCCCCTGCAAGACACGCCATAACGAGGTTGCGCCCGGGCAGTTTGAGCTGGCGCCAATCTTTGAAGAATGCAACCTTGCAGTAGACCACAATATGCTGTTGATGTCACTCATGAAGAAAGTGGCACACAACCATAGCTTCCGTGTACTCCTCCATGAAAAGCCTTTCGACGGAATCAACGGTTCCGGCAAACATAACAACTGGAGCCTGAGCACTGACAACGGCATCCTCCTCCATGCTGCCGGAAAGACGCCAGGCGATAACCTCCGCTTCGTCGTGTTCATTGTCGAGACGCTGATTGCCGTCTACAAGCACAACGGACTGCTGAAGGCATCGGTCATGAGTGCTACCAACGACCATCGCCTCGGAGCAAACGAAGCACCTCCAGCCATCATATCTTCCTTCCTCGGGAAACAAATCAGCGACCTTCTCGACCATATAGAAAAGGCTGACAAGGACAATCTCTTCAACCTTAGCGGAAAAACAGGGCTACAGATGGACATCCCGGAGATTCCAGAACTGCTCATTGACAATACCGACCGTAACCGTACTTCCCCCTTCGCCTTCACTGGTAACCGCTTTGAGTTCCGTGCTGTCGGCTCGGAAGCCAATTGTGCATCGTCTATGATTGTGCTCAACACCGCTGTTGCCGAAGCTCTGGAGAACTTCGCCAAGCGTGTAGATGCACTGACCGCAAAAGGCGAAGAGCTTACATCTGCCATCGTCGACATCGTTCGTGAGGACATCAAAGCATGCAAGCCCATCCACTTCGATGGAAACGGCTATTCTGACAGTTGGAAGGAAGAGGCCTCCAAGCGTGGACTCGACTGCGAATCAAGCTGCCCAGTATGTTTCGACCGTTACCTTGACGAGGATTCTATCAGGATGTTTGAACAGATGAACGTGATGAAGCGCAATGAACTGGAAGCACGCAACGAGGTGAAATGGGAGACATACACGAAGAAAATCCAGATTGAAGCACGTGTGATGGGCGACCTCGCCATGAATCATATCATCCCCGTAGCAACCCACTATCAGAGCCAGCTGGCAAAGAACGTGCAGAACATGGTCAACATCTTCGGTGATGTAGAGGGCAAGCAGCTCAGCGAGCGCAACATCAAGATTATACGTGAAATCGCCGAACGTACCAACATCATCGAGACGGGCGTTGAAGAACTGGTCAATGCCCGTAAACATGCAAACAAGATAGAGAGCCAGCGTGAGAGGGCTGTTGCCTACCACGACATCATCGCCCCCAAGATGGAAGCCATCCGCTATCAGATTGACAAGCTGGAACTGGTTGTCAGCGACGAGCTATGGACACTTCCGAAGTATCGAGAGCTGCTCTTCATCAGATAA
- a CDS encoding GNAT family N-acetyltransferase has translation MEEEIIQPISKELLKSELTPDRMLRMTNKSHNEIYVVTARTAPNVMREIGRLREIAFRSAGGGTGKSMDIDEFDTMENCCRQLIVWNPEAEEIIGGYRYIFGSEWKIGKNGQPIVATGHMFHFSDKFMKEYAPYTVELGRSFVSLDYQNVRKNSKSIFALDNLWDGLGALTVLNSDCRYFFGKMTMYPSYIRRGRDMILYFLKKYFDDKDDLIIPIKPLKIDTPTAELDALFQGNDFKEDYKILNHEIRELGYNIPPLVNAYMNLSPTMKLFGTAINYGFGDVEETGILIAIDEIFEEKRIRHIESFVDEHPEALKFTSGANNVIYKEKR, from the coding sequence ATGGAAGAAGAAATCATCCAACCCATCAGTAAGGAACTGCTCAAAAGTGAGCTGACTCCCGATCGGATGCTCCGTATGACCAACAAGAGCCATAACGAGATTTATGTTGTGACTGCCAGGACTGCTCCTAATGTGATGAGAGAGATCGGGCGTCTGCGTGAAATCGCCTTTCGTTCGGCTGGTGGTGGTACGGGCAAGTCGATGGATATTGATGAATTCGACACAATGGAAAACTGTTGCCGGCAGCTGATTGTATGGAATCCTGAAGCGGAGGAGATAATCGGTGGATACCGTTATATCTTTGGAAGTGAGTGGAAAATTGGCAAGAACGGGCAGCCCATTGTGGCGACAGGCCACATGTTCCATTTTTCTGATAAGTTCATGAAGGAGTATGCGCCTTACACGGTCGAGCTGGGACGTTCGTTCGTCTCACTGGATTATCAGAATGTCCGTAAGAACTCGAAGAGTATCTTTGCGCTCGATAACCTTTGGGATGGGCTGGGTGCCTTGACGGTATTGAACTCTGACTGCAGGTATTTCTTTGGAAAGATGACGATGTATCCTTCCTATATTCGTCGTGGAAGGGATATGATCCTTTACTTCCTGAAGAAGTATTTTGATGACAAGGATGATCTTATTATCCCGATAAAACCGCTGAAAATTGATACTCCTACAGCTGAATTGGATGCACTTTTCCAGGGAAATGACTTCAAGGAGGATTATAAGATTCTGAATCACGAGATACGTGAGCTGGGCTATAACATTCCTCCTTTGGTGAATGCTTATATGAATCTTTCGCCAACGATGAAGCTCTTTGGTACGGCAATCAACTATGGTTTTGGGGATGTAGAGGAAACGGGAATCCTTATCGCCATTGATGAAATATTTGAGGAGAAGCGTATTCGCCATATTGAGAGTTTCGTTGATGAGCATCCTGAGGCGTTGAAGTTTACCAGTGGTGCCAACAATGTTATCTATAAGGAGAAGCGATAG
- a CDS encoding glycerol acyltransferase produces the protein MSSEIQKTIDIDKILKDKMGAKAKFVPSFAVKWLKRIIHEDEVNQFLWDTRGISGTEWLMECVRYLDMTLKIEGLENLPDKNDGKLYTFVSNHPLGGQDGVALGTIIGKHYDGRFRYLVNDLLLNLPGLKPVCIGINKTGKQSRDFPRMVEAGFQSDNHILMFPAGLNSRKINGRIHDLEWKKTFITKSVEYQRDVVPIFFGGRNSERFYRIAHFSDKYVRKVNIAMLFLVDEMYRNVGKTFRVAIGKPIPWQTFDRSRTPMEWAKFVEDKVYEL, from the coding sequence ATGAGCAGTGAAATCCAGAAAACGATAGACATTGATAAGATTCTGAAAGATAAGATGGGGGCGAAAGCTAAATTCGTTCCTTCTTTTGCCGTCAAGTGGTTGAAACGCATCATCCACGAGGATGAGGTGAATCAGTTTCTTTGGGATACCCGTGGCATATCCGGCACGGAATGGCTCATGGAGTGTGTGCGCTATCTTGATATGACGCTGAAGATTGAGGGGCTGGAAAATCTCCCTGACAAGAATGATGGCAAGCTCTACACGTTTGTTTCCAATCATCCGCTTGGCGGACAGGACGGTGTGGCACTCGGAACAATCATCGGCAAGCATTATGATGGTAGGTTCCGCTATCTGGTCAATGATCTGCTTCTGAATCTGCCGGGCTTGAAGCCAGTGTGTATCGGCATCAACAAGACGGGAAAGCAGAGCCGTGATTTTCCCCGGATGGTTGAGGCTGGCTTCCAGAGTGACAATCACATACTAATGTTCCCGGCTGGACTGAACAGCCGGAAAATCAATGGTCGGATTCATGACCTTGAGTGGAAGAAGACGTTTATCACGAAGAGCGTAGAGTATCAGCGGGATGTTGTGCCGATTTTCTTTGGTGGACGTAACTCTGAACGATTCTATCGTATTGCGCATTTCAGTGACAAGTACGTCAGAAAAGTTAACATAGCAATGCTCTTCCTTGTCGATGAGATGTACAGGAACGTTGGGAAAACATTCCGTGTAGCAATCGGTAAACCAATTCCCTGGCAGACTTTTGATAGGAGCCGTACTCCGATGGAATGGGCAAAATTTGTAGAAGATAAGGTATATGAACTATAA
- the mraZ gene encoding division/cell wall cluster transcriptional repressor MraZ codes for MRFLGNIEAKTDAKGRAFLPAVFRKVLNASGEESLVLRKDIFEPCLVLYPQSVWNERMDTLRRRLSRWSRRDQMIYRQYVTDVEMITLDGNGRFLIPKRYMKMVNIDQQIRFTGMDDCIEIWAINEGSEPFMSAEEFSKAMEETMGTDGFFFPDSPLSDNKATTTKDPTT; via the coding sequence ATGAGGTTCTTAGGAAATATCGAAGCAAAAACAGACGCAAAAGGAAGAGCTTTCCTGCCTGCAGTCTTCCGCAAGGTGCTCAACGCATCGGGCGAGGAATCGTTGGTGCTGCGTAAAGATATCTTTGAACCCTGCCTGGTGCTTTACCCCCAGTCGGTCTGGAACGAACGCATGGATACACTTCGCCGTCGTCTGAGTCGCTGGAGCCGCCGCGACCAGATGATTTACCGCCAGTATGTGACAGATGTTGAGATGATTACACTGGACGGAAACGGACGCTTCCTGATTCCCAAGCGATACATGAAGATGGTGAATATTGACCAGCAAATCCGTTTCACGGGAATGGACGACTGTATTGAGATTTGGGCAATCAACGAGGGCAGCGAGCCATTCATGTCGGCTGAAGAATTCAGCAAAGCCATGGAAGAAACCATGGGGACGGATGGATTCTTCTTCCCTGACAGCCCTTTGTCTGACAACAAGGCTACAACTACAAAAGACCCAACAACATGA